The Lepeophtheirus salmonis chromosome 1, UVic_Lsal_1.4, whole genome shotgun sequence genome has a segment encoding these proteins:
- the LOC121129861 gene encoding long-chain fatty acid transport protein 4 isoform X2, translating into MLPQSLREPFIKFESRNIQLSFLFVGLFLLPNIWMRIVLFLSVWLLTGGIYQVYLISKTYKRDFMLIYKLLGLSFCLFKLIIFKTTIVDILRKYVLKHPQKVMLVNGQNKEEEWTFEMIDQESSRVANYFSNNVGLKKGDCVALYMTNRPEFIYITLGLAKIGVIAALVNSHLRQDSMVYALKAGNAKALIYGIELQDAVDEMEKSLLDLSPNFTLYCSKSGVSPEDITRKRSPVSKDFDEIVSKSPANRGASQNISLSPSSVIFYIYTSGTTGLPKPVKITHMRQMVILMAIKNLLDLNSEDTSYCYLPLYHASGIQLGIGNAFANGGKVVIKKKFSARNFWKDCVKYKVTATQYIGEICRFLLATKPIPEETQHSIRIIYGNGLRPEIWRSFVERFKIPLVGEFYGSTEGNMNLINFDNTVGAVGCIPNIIPKFLIELITPIHLIKVNPQTLEVYRDENGLCVQCDVGEIGEGIGRIVKGHPVKEFNGYANEEENGNKILRDVLKKGDIFFRSGDLLVQDELGYLYFKDRVGDTFRWKGENVSTYEVEMTANSLLDNQTEVAVYGVKVSGMDGRAGMIALPSKDEDVKKLLDKLFDGFKSKLPLYARPVFVRLLHSEMALTATYKIKKFSLKTEGYDINLLKDDSFYYATKNGYLPLTQNVYDELSFGKIQL; encoded by the exons ATGTTACCGCAGTCTCTACGAGAACCCTTTATTAAATTCGAATCAAGAAATATTCAACTTTCCTTCTTATTTGTGGGGCTTTTTCTATTACCGAATATATGGATGCGAATCgtattatttttaagtgtttGGCTTCTCACTGGTGGGATCTACCAAGTCTACTTAATTTCAAAGACCTATAAAAGAGATTTCAT gcTTATATACAAACTCCTTGGACTCTCCTTCTGTCTCTTCAAACTCATTATCTTCAAGACAACAATAGTTGATATTCTTCGAAAGTATGTACTCAAACATCCACAGAAAGTCATGTTAGTGAATGGTCAGAATAAGGAAGAGGAGTGGACCTTTGAAATG attGACCAGGAAAGCAGTCGTGtggcaaattatttttcaaacaacgTTGGACTAAAGAAAGGTGACTGCGTTGCTCTCTATATGACAAATCGACCggagtttatttatattactttggGGCTTGCAAAAATTGGCGTCATTGCTGCACTCGTGAATAGTCATTTGCGTCAAGACTCTATGGTGTATGCTCTGAAAGCTGGAAATGCCAAGGCATTGATTTACGGGATTGAACTTCAGGATGCAGTTGATGAAATGGAGAAAAGCTTATTGGATCTTAGTCCAAATTTTACTCTATACTGCTCAAAAAGTGGGGTTTCTCCCGAGGATATAACCCGAAAAAGAAGCCCTGTATCGAAGGATTTTGATGAAATTGTTTCTAAATCTCCAGCTAACAGAGGAGCATCCCAAAACATAAGTTTGAGTCCTTCTAGCgtcattttctatatttatacatCTGGAACTACGGGCTTACCCAAACCTGTTAAAATTACGCACATGAG GCAAATGGTGATTCTTATGGCGATTAAAAATTTGCTGGATTTGAATTCTGAAGACACATCATACTGTTATTTACCGTTGTATCATGCTTCCGGGATACAACTTGGGATCGGAAATGCCTTTGCTAATGGAGGAAAAGTTGTTATCAAGAAAAAATTCTCTGCcagaaatttttggaaagactGTGTGAAATATAAAGTGACT GCCACACAATACATCGGTGAAATCTGTCGGTTTCTATTAGCTACAAAGCCTATACCTGAAGAGACTCAACATTCTATTCGAATTATTTATGGCAATGGTTTACGGCCAGAGATATGGCGTTCGTTTGTGGAACGATTTAAAATACCATTGGTTGGAGAATTTTATGGCTCAACTGAAGGCAACATGAATTTGATCAACTTTGATAATACCGTAGGGGCCGTGGGATGCATTCCTAATATTATACCTAAGTTTTTAATCGAACTTATTACTCCCATTCACTTGATTAAAGTGAATCCGCAAACATTAGAAGTATACAGGGATGAAAATGGACTCTGTGTTCAATGTGATGTTG GTGAAATAGGTGAAGGAATAGGAAGGATTGTTAAAGGACATCCTGTGAAGGAATTCAATGGTTATGCGAATGAAGAGGAAAATGGAAACAAAATCTTAAGGGATGTCCTCAAGAAGGGGGACATTTTTTTTCGTTCAGGCGATCTCTTGGTTCAAGATGAATTgggttatttatattttaaagaccgTGTAGGTGATACTTTTCGATGGAAAGGCGAGAATGTTTCAACATATGAAGTGGAAATGACTGCTAACTCTCTTCTGGACAATCAAACTGAGGTAGCAGTGTACGGTGTTAAAGTCTCTGGTATGGATGGCCGTGCTGGAATGATTGCATTACCGTCCAAAGATGAAGATGTTAAGAAGTTACTCGATAAACTGTTTGATGGTTTCAAATCCAAATTGCCACTGTATGCTCGCCCAGTATTTGTGCGCTTACTGCATAGTGAAATGGCTCTTACCG ctacttataaaattaaaaagttcagCTTGAAAACTGAAGGCTATGACATTAATCTATTGAAAGATGACTCTTTCTACTATGCAACCAAAAATGGATATCTACCTCTTACTCAAAACGTGTATGATGAattgtcttttggaaaaatccAATTATAA
- the LOC121129861 gene encoding long-chain fatty acid transport protein 4 isoform X1 has protein sequence MLLAKGKDSQYDFSLGSTKSSKVLANEDCSNKMLPQSLREPFIKFESRNIQLSFLFVGLFLLPNIWMRIVLFLSVWLLTGGIYQVYLISKTYKRDFMLIYKLLGLSFCLFKLIIFKTTIVDILRKYVLKHPQKVMLVNGQNKEEEWTFEMIDQESSRVANYFSNNVGLKKGDCVALYMTNRPEFIYITLGLAKIGVIAALVNSHLRQDSMVYALKAGNAKALIYGIELQDAVDEMEKSLLDLSPNFTLYCSKSGVSPEDITRKRSPVSKDFDEIVSKSPANRGASQNISLSPSSVIFYIYTSGTTGLPKPVKITHMRQMVILMAIKNLLDLNSEDTSYCYLPLYHASGIQLGIGNAFANGGKVVIKKKFSARNFWKDCVKYKVTATQYIGEICRFLLATKPIPEETQHSIRIIYGNGLRPEIWRSFVERFKIPLVGEFYGSTEGNMNLINFDNTVGAVGCIPNIIPKFLIELITPIHLIKVNPQTLEVYRDENGLCVQCDVGEIGEGIGRIVKGHPVKEFNGYANEEENGNKILRDVLKKGDIFFRSGDLLVQDELGYLYFKDRVGDTFRWKGENVSTYEVEMTANSLLDNQTEVAVYGVKVSGMDGRAGMIALPSKDEDVKKLLDKLFDGFKSKLPLYARPVFVRLLHSEMALTATYKIKKFSLKTEGYDINLLKDDSFYYATKNGYLPLTQNVYDELSFGKIQL, from the exons ATGCTCCTGGCTAAAG GAAAAGATTCTCAATATGACTTTAGTCTTGGATCAACAAAATCCTCGAAGGTACTTGCAAACGAAGATTGCAGCAACAAAATGTTACCGCAGTCTCTACGAGAACCCTTTATTAAATTCGAATCAAGAAATATTCAACTTTCCTTCTTATTTGTGGGGCTTTTTCTATTACCGAATATATGGATGCGAATCgtattatttttaagtgtttGGCTTCTCACTGGTGGGATCTACCAAGTCTACTTAATTTCAAAGACCTATAAAAGAGATTTCAT gcTTATATACAAACTCCTTGGACTCTCCTTCTGTCTCTTCAAACTCATTATCTTCAAGACAACAATAGTTGATATTCTTCGAAAGTATGTACTCAAACATCCACAGAAAGTCATGTTAGTGAATGGTCAGAATAAGGAAGAGGAGTGGACCTTTGAAATG attGACCAGGAAAGCAGTCGTGtggcaaattatttttcaaacaacgTTGGACTAAAGAAAGGTGACTGCGTTGCTCTCTATATGACAAATCGACCggagtttatttatattactttggGGCTTGCAAAAATTGGCGTCATTGCTGCACTCGTGAATAGTCATTTGCGTCAAGACTCTATGGTGTATGCTCTGAAAGCTGGAAATGCCAAGGCATTGATTTACGGGATTGAACTTCAGGATGCAGTTGATGAAATGGAGAAAAGCTTATTGGATCTTAGTCCAAATTTTACTCTATACTGCTCAAAAAGTGGGGTTTCTCCCGAGGATATAACCCGAAAAAGAAGCCCTGTATCGAAGGATTTTGATGAAATTGTTTCTAAATCTCCAGCTAACAGAGGAGCATCCCAAAACATAAGTTTGAGTCCTTCTAGCgtcattttctatatttatacatCTGGAACTACGGGCTTACCCAAACCTGTTAAAATTACGCACATGAG GCAAATGGTGATTCTTATGGCGATTAAAAATTTGCTGGATTTGAATTCTGAAGACACATCATACTGTTATTTACCGTTGTATCATGCTTCCGGGATACAACTTGGGATCGGAAATGCCTTTGCTAATGGAGGAAAAGTTGTTATCAAGAAAAAATTCTCTGCcagaaatttttggaaagactGTGTGAAATATAAAGTGACT GCCACACAATACATCGGTGAAATCTGTCGGTTTCTATTAGCTACAAAGCCTATACCTGAAGAGACTCAACATTCTATTCGAATTATTTATGGCAATGGTTTACGGCCAGAGATATGGCGTTCGTTTGTGGAACGATTTAAAATACCATTGGTTGGAGAATTTTATGGCTCAACTGAAGGCAACATGAATTTGATCAACTTTGATAATACCGTAGGGGCCGTGGGATGCATTCCTAATATTATACCTAAGTTTTTAATCGAACTTATTACTCCCATTCACTTGATTAAAGTGAATCCGCAAACATTAGAAGTATACAGGGATGAAAATGGACTCTGTGTTCAATGTGATGTTG GTGAAATAGGTGAAGGAATAGGAAGGATTGTTAAAGGACATCCTGTGAAGGAATTCAATGGTTATGCGAATGAAGAGGAAAATGGAAACAAAATCTTAAGGGATGTCCTCAAGAAGGGGGACATTTTTTTTCGTTCAGGCGATCTCTTGGTTCAAGATGAATTgggttatttatattttaaagaccgTGTAGGTGATACTTTTCGATGGAAAGGCGAGAATGTTTCAACATATGAAGTGGAAATGACTGCTAACTCTCTTCTGGACAATCAAACTGAGGTAGCAGTGTACGGTGTTAAAGTCTCTGGTATGGATGGCCGTGCTGGAATGATTGCATTACCGTCCAAAGATGAAGATGTTAAGAAGTTACTCGATAAACTGTTTGATGGTTTCAAATCCAAATTGCCACTGTATGCTCGCCCAGTATTTGTGCGCTTACTGCATAGTGAAATGGCTCTTACCG ctacttataaaattaaaaagttcagCTTGAAAACTGAAGGCTATGACATTAATCTATTGAAAGATGACTCTTTCTACTATGCAACCAAAAATGGATATCTACCTCTTACTCAAAACGTGTATGATGAattgtcttttggaaaaatccAATTATAA